A segment of the Posidoniimonas polymericola genome:
GTCGCGCCGTTCAAGATCTCGGCCTCGCTGCTGGGCGTCGTGGCCCAGCGGCTGCTCCGCCGGGTCTGCCCCGCCTGCCGCGGCTCGTACTACCCGCCGCCCACCATGCTGGACGCCATCAACTACGGCGGCGACCGTTCGAGGCAGTTCGTCCGCGGCTCCGGCTGCGACCGCTGCTTCGACACCGGCTGCCAGGGACGCGTCGGCGTCTACGAGCTGCTGTCGGTCGACCGCACGCTGCGCGAGCTGATCACCAACGGGGCCTCGCTCGACGAGCTCCGCGACCACGCCCGCGCCTCCGGCTACCAGCCGCTGCTGCAGCAGGGCCTGCAGGCCGCCGAAGACGGCGTTGTGTCGTTAGACGAAGTCGTGCGAGTGATCGCCGGCGATTAACCCCTGAAATCAACGTGCCCATGAGCGTCGCCGCTCCAACCGATCTCGCCGCCAACGCCTCTGCCGGGGACGCCCGCGCCGCTGCGTTCGGCCCCCCTGCGCGGGCCGGGGCTGCGCCGCCACCGGGCGCCGATGCGGGCCCCAAGCCGCCGGAAGCGGCTGCCGCCGCGCCGCCGCGGGCGGTGGGCGGGGCGATCACCAAGCGCGAGCAGGTGATGTTCATCACGCAGCTGGCCATCATGACCCGCTCGGGCGTCGACGTCGCGGACGCGCTGCGGAGCATCTCGGCCCGGGCCAAGCGTCCCGCGCTGCGGGCCGCCATGGAAGAGCTGCACGAGCTGCTGCAGGAGGGCAAGTGCCTGTCCCAGGCGTTGGCCGCCCAAGCGGGCCGGTTCGACGGGGTGGTGATCGCCTCGGTCACAGCCGGCGAGGCGTCCGGCACGCTCCCCGAGGTGCTTGGCCGGCTCGGCGGGCTGATGCGTGACGAGCTCCGCACCAAGGCGGCCCTCCGCTCGGTGCTCAGCTACCCAATCGTGCTGACGGTCGTGACGTTCGGCGTGCTGACCGGCATGGTGTTCTTTGTGCTGCCGCAGTTCGCCGGCATCTACGAGTCGTCGCGGGCCCCCACGCCGGTTGTCACCAAGCTGCTGCTGAACGGATCCTCGCTGCTCAGGGCCTACTGGTGGCTGGTCGCGTTGGCCGCCGCCGGGACGTGCGTCGCGTTCTGGCAGGTGGGCCGTTCGACCTCGGGGCGGCGGTTCTTCGACAACCTCTGCTACAGCCTGCCGCTGCTGTCGAGTGTGTGCCGGTCACTCTCGATCGGCCGCGCGTTCCGGCTGCAGGGCGTGCTGCTCGACAGCGGCGTGCCGCTGCTCGAGGTGCTGGAGCTCACCCAGCAGGCCTCACGCAGCACGCTGATGCGCGAGCTCAACCACGACATGCAGCAGGCGGTGCTGGTCGGCAAGAACATGTCGTCGGCGATGATCAATTCCCGCTGCGTGCCCGACGGCGCGCTCGAGATGGTCGCGACCGCCGAGTCCAACGGCCAGCTCGCGCCGGTCCTGCAAACGGTCGGCGAGTTCTTCGAAGGCGAGGGCGAGCAGCAGCTCAAGGAGCTCGTCAAGCTGGCCGAACCAATCATCATCGTGCTGCTCGGCATTGTCGTTGGCGGCATCGTCCTGGCGGTCATGCTGCCGATGCTCGACCTCTCGTCCGCGGGGGGTAGGTAGGCCCGCACCGGCGGCCAGGATCATGAGCGTGCTCCAACTACCAACACCGACCGCCCCCGTCGACGCGAGCCTGGTTGCTTGCGTCGCGGGCGTCGACATGGGGTCCCACTCGGCCAAGGTCGTGCTGGCCAGCGTCGCCGCGCCCCGCCGCGTCCTGGCGGCCGCCCGCCTGGTCTACGACACGCCGACCGCCGGCGACCCAATCCGGCAGGCCCGGTTCATCGGCGACTGGCTGCGGCGGTGCTCGTCGCACCCGGTCCGCGGGGTTACCTGCTCGCTGCCGCAGTCGCTCATCGATTACGAGGCGTCTCCATTGGACGCCGACGCCGGCCCGATCGGGGCGGTCGCCTCGGACAAGCTCACCGAGCTGCTCGGCGGCGAGGCCGCCCGCGTCACGGCCGACCACTGGATCACCGACGCGTCCGGCGGCCGTCGCGTGCTGCACCTCTTGTGGTCGTCGACCGACCTCGCCTGCGGCGTGGCCCGCGAGTTCGACGAGCACCGCATGACGTGCCGGCGGCTTGTCGCGTCGCCGGCCACCCTCGGCCTGGTCGCCGCTGGGGCCGGCGAGGGGGCCCACCTGGTGGTCGACCTCGGCCACAGCCGCGCGACCATCGCGCTGGTCGATGGCGGGCGGGTCTTGTTCGCGCGGCCCCGCGTCGCGCTCGACGCGAGCGCGGCTTTGGACCACCTGCAGCAGCTCGCCGGCCTCAGCCGCGGGTCCGCCGAGACGATCGCAACCGGACAAGGCGGAGGGGTGCAATCCGCGGGCGTGTCGGAACTCGTTCACGAAGCGTTCGACCAATGGCTGCGGGGCCTGCATTTTGAGCTATCGCGGACGCTGACGTACCTTGATGCGGCCGGGCTCGGCGCCGAGCCGGGGTCGATCCTGCTGTGCGGCGGCGGGGCCGCGGTCCGCGGCGTTGGCGATTGGACCTCCAGCCGGCTCAGCCTGCCGGTGCGGGCCTGCCCGCCGCCGGCGTCCGCCAGCTGGGAAGCCGCGGAGCCCTACTCGCCGGTGTTCGCGGCGGCCGCCGCGATTGCGACCGCGGAGGAGGCCCCGTGAGCACCCCATCGATCAACCTGCTGCCCGACGCGATCGTCGTCCGGCACGAGCACCGCCGCCAGCTCCGCAAATGGGCCCCGGTCTGGGCGGGGGCGTTCGCGCTGCTGGTCGGCGCACAGCTCTTCCTGCAGTGGCGCGTCGAGGACGCCAAGGTGGCCGTCGCGGAGCTGCACGACCGCGTCCGCCCGCTGTACCGCATCACCGAGCAAATTGAGTCGCTCAAGTCGTCGTCGGCGGTGCTGGCGGCCTCGGTCAGTCAGCGGGTCCTGCTCGAGCAGGCCGACGTGCCGCTCGCGACGCTCCACGTCGTGGCGTTGACCTGCCAGCGGAACGAGATCGAGCTGGACCTGTTCCGGTTTGAAGACGCGGGGCGTGTCGCCGCGCGCGACCCCGGCGAGACCCCTGCGCCCTCGCGCGACCTGATCCTCAAGGGCGCAGCGGTTTCCGATGTGGCGGTTTCTCAATTCATCCGCGACCTGAAAAAGAGCGGCCTGTTCACAGAAGTCGCCCTCGAGTCTTCTCAGAGCAGCAGCGGCTACGCGGCCGAGCGGACGTTCCAGATCCGCTGCCAGTGGACCCCGTCGGCGGCGCGACCCGCCGTAGAAGGAGCCACCTCATGAGCACGCCGCACGACAAGAACGCGCTGTCTCAGGTCCGCCGCAGGGTGCGGCGGATCTGGTCGTGGCTCGGGATTCTGGCGATCGCCGCTGGAGCCGGCGCCTGGTACCTGGTCTGCTTCTGCCCCGCCGCCGAGCAGCTCGACGCCCACGCGGCGAACCTGACCGCCGAGTACGCGTACCTCGACTCCGAGACCACGCTCATCGAGCGGCTCCGCGACGAGGCCAGCACCAACGAGAGCTACGCCGAAGAGCTGAAACGGCTGCGTGAGCGGAGCAACGCCCAGCCCGACGAGGTCGCCTTCCTCGGCTGGATGGGCGAGCAGGCGACCCGGTGCTCGCTCTCACTCACCAACTACCGCCCCGACGGCCAGGTCACGCACGGAGCCTTCGCCGGGCGCGCGCTGCAGATCTCGGGGACCGGCGGCTACGAGGGCATCTGCAGGGTGCTGTTCGCGATCCGCGGGCGCTCGCAGATGACGCGGCTCGCGTCGATGACCATCCGCCCCGAGGGCCAGGACCGCGAGCGTTTCGGTTTCGTCCTGCAGATCGAACTGCTGCACGGCGCCACCAAGACCGAAGAAAAGGGGGGCGACCATGTCTAGCCGCACCCTCGCGCCCGCCGAGCAGGCGAAGAAGCAACGCATCCAACTCGCGGTCGCCTCGCTGCTGGCGGCGGTGCTGGTGGCGGTGCTGATGTTCCCTTCGTCGCCGAATGGCGGACAGGACAAACCATCTCCCACCGCCGCCGGCGTCGCAGCCGGACCGGCCATCGGCCAACCCGCCACGGACGCCGCTCCCACGCCCGACGCGTCCCGCTACGTCCGCCCGCTGGCCGAGCTGCCGGAGCTAGAGCTCGAGAAGGTCATCGCGGCCAACCCGTTCGTGTCGGCCCGCCGGCTCTCTTTGGCGGAACAGGGGATCGGGGCCCTCTCCGTGGCCGGCGGCCAGGCGCCCGGCGTCTCGACCGTCGAACGCGAGGCCCGCGCCGTCAGGCAGGTCGCCGTCCAGGCGATCATCCACGACGCCGCGCAGCCCACCGTGCTGATCGACGGCCAGATCGCGGGCCTGCACGACACGATTAATGGGCACTGGCGGATCGTCGAGGTGCTGCCGCAGAGCGTCCGGGTCGAGTACGTCGGCGAGTAGCGGGCGGGCCTGCTCGTCCTCCTGGCGGGCTGCCCCCGCCTGCCTGACCGGCATCTTCACTGCGAATCGTGGCCCGATTTAGGACAAGCTTTTTCGGTTCGCGTAGCAGCCTTGCCTCGGCATGCGCGTTGGTTTATACCAACACGGCTCGGCGGCGCCCCTGCCGCTGGACTTCTCGCTTTTCGTCAACGGCCCTGGCGGCCGCGCCCACTCAGGGCAGCCGCCCGGCGATTCTCGTTTGAGGGACCATGAGCCAATCCACCCCACCGAGTCACGGCAGTGACGCCGTCGTGCCGAGCCGCTACCTGGCGCCGTTTATCTTGGTGACATCGTTGTTTGCGTTGTGGGGCTTCGCGAACGATATCACCAACCCGATGGTCGCGGCGTTCAAGAATGTGCTGCTGCTCTCCCACTTCGAGAGCTCGCTGGTGCAGGCCGCGTTCTACGGCGGCTACTGCGTGATGGCGATCCCGGCGGCGTTGTTCATCCGCCGCTTCGGCTACAAGAGCGGCGTCATCATGGGCCTGGCGCTGTACGCGGCGGGCTGCCTGCTGTTTGTGCCCGCCGGCAAGACGATGCTGTTCTCGGCGTTCCTCGGCGCGTACTTTATCATGACCTGCGGGCTCGCGTTCCTCGAGACCACCGCCAACCCGTACATCCTGGCGATGGGCCCCGACCACAACGCCGCTCGGCGGCTCAACTTCGCGCAGGCGTTCAATCCGGTGGGGTCGATCTGTGGGATGTTTGTCGCCAAGGAGTTCATCCTCGCCCGGCTCGACAAGGCCGACGAGGCGGCCCGGCTGGCGATGTCGGAAACCGACCCGGCTGGGTTGCTGGCCATTCAGCAGAACGACCTGGGCGTCATCGTCACCCCGTACGTGGTGCTGGGGTGCGTCGTGGGCGTCGTGTTCTTGGCGTTCGCGTTGGCGCCGTTGCCCACCGGCGAAACCTATGACGTCGGAGATAAGCGGATCGGAGCCCAGCTTGGGCGGCTGTTCACCAATCGCCGGTACGTCGAGGGCGTGATCGCCCAGGCATTCTATGTCGGCGCCCAGATCATGTGCTGGACCTTCATCATCCAGTACGCCGAGGACGTCGTGAATATGCCCAAGGAGAATGCTCAGGGCCTGAACATGGTCGCGATGGGCATCTTTATCGGCAGTCGCTGGATCTGCACCTACCTGATGAAGTACTTCCAGCCGGCCATGATGCTGGCGACGTTTGCCGCGATCGCGATCCTGCTCGTGCTCGGCGTGATCCTGCTGCCCGGTCAGATTGGCCTCGGCTGCCTGAT
Coding sequences within it:
- a CDS encoding PilN domain-containing protein; translated protein: MSTPSINLLPDAIVVRHEHRRQLRKWAPVWAGAFALLVGAQLFLQWRVEDAKVAVAELHDRVRPLYRITEQIESLKSSSAVLAASVSQRVLLEQADVPLATLHVVALTCQRNEIELDLFRFEDAGRVAARDPGETPAPSRDLILKGAAVSDVAVSQFIRDLKKSGLFTEVALESSQSSSGYAAERTFQIRCQWTPSAARPAVEGATS
- a CDS encoding type II secretion system F family protein, which translates into the protein MSVAAPTDLAANASAGDARAAAFGPPARAGAAPPPGADAGPKPPEAAAAAPPRAVGGAITKREQVMFITQLAIMTRSGVDVADALRSISARAKRPALRAAMEELHELLQEGKCLSQALAAQAGRFDGVVIASVTAGEASGTLPEVLGRLGGLMRDELRTKAALRSVLSYPIVLTVVTFGVLTGMVFFVLPQFAGIYESSRAPTPVVTKLLLNGSSLLRAYWWLVALAAAGTCVAFWQVGRSTSGRRFFDNLCYSLPLLSSVCRSLSIGRAFRLQGVLLDSGVPLLEVLELTQQASRSTLMRELNHDMQQAVLVGKNMSSAMINSRCVPDGALEMVATAESNGQLAPVLQTVGEFFEGEGEQQLKELVKLAEPIIIVLLGIVVGGIVLAVMLPMLDLSSAGGR
- the fucP gene encoding L-fucose:H+ symporter permease, producing the protein MSQSTPPSHGSDAVVPSRYLAPFILVTSLFALWGFANDITNPMVAAFKNVLLLSHFESSLVQAAFYGGYCVMAIPAALFIRRFGYKSGVIMGLALYAAGCLLFVPAGKTMLFSAFLGAYFIMTCGLAFLETTANPYILAMGPDHNAARRLNFAQAFNPVGSICGMFVAKEFILARLDKADEAARLAMSETDPAGLLAIQQNDLGVIVTPYVVLGCVVGVVFLAFALAPLPTGETYDVGDKRIGAQLGRLFTNRRYVEGVIAQAFYVGAQIMCWTFIIQYAEDVVNMPKENAQGLNMVAMGIFIGSRWICTYLMKYFQPAMMLATFAAIAILLVLGVILLPGQIGLGCLIGVSACMSLMFPTIYGIALEGLGDDAKLASAGLICAIGGGCVMPPLQASIMDLDAFNFGAMTLSSTRVSFILPLICFVVVGLYGLRSRHRTA